Proteins co-encoded in one Acidovorax sp. 69 genomic window:
- a CDS encoding type 4a pilus biogenesis protein PilO has product MASKKENSINFAERIDVVQRQFKNLDTKDPSLWPILPKVFLCVFIAGAVAAVAWFAFLQDYEVQLDGERNKEVALRTDYQKKLVKAVSLDALKKQREQIQQYVIQLEKQLPSKAEMAALLSDINQSGLGRSLQFDLFKPGQVVARDYYAELPISIRVTGKYHDIGSFASDVAHLSRIVTLNNISIAPGARDGLVMDATARTFRYLDPEEIQAQKKAGGAK; this is encoded by the coding sequence ATGGCGAGTAAAAAAGAAAATTCTATTAACTTTGCCGAACGGATTGACGTAGTTCAGCGGCAATTTAAAAATCTTGACACCAAGGATCCTTCCCTTTGGCCCATTCTGCCAAAAGTTTTCTTGTGTGTTTTTATAGCTGGCGCCGTTGCGGCAGTCGCTTGGTTTGCTTTTTTGCAGGACTACGAAGTACAACTGGATGGCGAGCGCAACAAAGAGGTTGCATTACGGACTGATTATCAGAAAAAACTGGTTAAGGCGGTGAGTTTGGATGCTTTGAAGAAGCAGAGAGAGCAGATTCAACAGTATGTTATTCAGTTGGAAAAGCAACTGCCTAGCAAGGCCGAAATGGCTGCATTGCTGTCTGATATCAATCAGTCTGGCTTGGGACGGAGTTTGCAATTCGATCTTTTTAAGCCTGGTCAGGTTGTTGCCAGGGATTACTATGCTGAGCTGCCTATTTCAATTCGCGTAACGGGTAAGTACCACGATATTGGTTCTTTTGCCTCGGATGTGGCACATCTTTCACGCATCGTGACCCTCAATAATATTTCAATTGCCCCTGGGGCTCGCGATGGTTTGGTGATGGACGCTACGGCTCGCACTTTCCGATATCTGGACCCTGAAGAGATCCAGGCTCAGAAGAAGGCAGGGGGCGCGAAATGA
- the aroB gene encoding 3-dehydroquinate synthase, which yields MNLVHIDLVDKKYNIAIENDVDLSASLLSLDISTKTAVVITNEVVAKLHLPRVINPLGKFFEKVHVIELPDGEIYKNWDSLNRIFDSMLTWECDRKTVLFALGGGVIGDLTGFAAATYMRGIPFVQLPTTLLAQVDSSVGGKTAINHPLGKNMIGAFYQPQLVICDLSMLETLPARELSAGLAEVIKYGPIADTQFMEWLEGSMDGVLAKDRNALAYVVQRSCEIKAWVVGQDEKETGLRAILNFGHTFGHAIEVGMGYGVWLHGEGVAAGMVMAAELSRRLGFVDAVFVERLTALIQRAGLPVKGPILDATDNSGRYLELMRIDKKSEAGEIRFVLLAEPGKAILRTAPDALVREVIDACCE from the coding sequence ATGAATTTGGTGCACATTGATTTGGTGGATAAAAAATATAACATCGCTATTGAAAATGATGTTGATTTGTCTGCGTCTCTTTTGAGTCTCGATATATCTACAAAGACAGCTGTTGTCATAACAAACGAGGTCGTTGCGAAATTACATTTGCCTCGAGTGATCAACCCGTTGGGGAAATTTTTCGAAAAAGTACACGTCATTGAGCTTCCAGACGGTGAAATTTATAAAAACTGGGATTCTTTGAATAGAATTTTCGATTCCATGCTGACATGGGAATGTGACCGAAAAACAGTATTGTTTGCCCTTGGTGGCGGTGTGATCGGAGATTTGACTGGTTTTGCCGCTGCCACCTACATGAGAGGCATCCCGTTTGTTCAGCTACCAACAACATTGTTGGCGCAGGTAGATTCTTCTGTGGGCGGGAAAACGGCAATTAATCATCCATTGGGCAAAAATATGATTGGGGCTTTCTATCAGCCGCAGTTGGTGATTTGCGATTTAAGCATGTTGGAGACCTTGCCAGCCCGTGAACTCAGCGCGGGCTTGGCGGAGGTCATCAAATATGGACCCATAGCAGACACGCAATTTATGGAATGGCTTGAGGGTTCGATGGATGGTGTGTTAGCGAAAGACCGGAATGCACTCGCTTATGTCGTTCAACGCAGCTGTGAAATCAAGGCTTGGGTTGTGGGCCAGGATGAAAAAGAAACGGGCCTGCGTGCCATCCTCAACTTCGGTCACACCTTTGGACATGCTATCGAGGTGGGCATGGGTTACGGCGTTTGGTTGCACGGTGAAGGTGTAGCTGCTGGCATGGTGATGGCCGCAGAGTTGTCACGGCGGTTGGGTTTTGTGGATGCAGTGTTTGTCGAGCGGCTCACAGCCTTGATTCAACGGGCTGGCTTGCCTGTTAAGGGGCCGATTCTGGATGCAACGGACAACTCTGGCCGCTACTTGGAATTGATGCGCATAGACAAAAAGTCTGAGGCCGGGGAGATCCGTTTTGTGCTGCTTGCCGAACCAGGCAAGGCTATTCTTCGGACTGCGCCGGATGCGCTGGTGCGTGAGGTGATTGACGCCTGTTGTGAATGA
- a CDS encoding PilN domain-containing protein, which translates to MILINLLPHREEARKRRKEAFQATMFASFLFGLVIAGAIYWWFQMMITDQQNKNAFLQSEIKVLEGQIKEIASIEDEIASLRARQKAVEDLQSDRNLPVHLLTELVKQLPDGVYITAIKQAGQTITMQGMAQSNERISELLRNLANNTPWLAKPELSEITASTVSLTQRDQRRVSSFNLKFQLVRASDAQKTIAAAASSGGK; encoded by the coding sequence GTGATCTTGATCAATTTACTCCCTCACCGAGAGGAGGCTCGCAAACGTCGCAAGGAAGCCTTTCAGGCCACGATGTTTGCGTCATTTCTCTTCGGGCTGGTAATCGCTGGTGCTATCTATTGGTGGTTCCAGATGATGATTACGGATCAGCAAAATAAGAACGCTTTTCTACAAAGCGAGATTAAGGTTCTTGAAGGGCAAATAAAAGAAATCGCATCCATTGAAGATGAGATTGCATCGTTGCGCGCGCGGCAAAAAGCGGTTGAAGATCTCCAATCAGACAGAAATTTGCCTGTGCACTTGCTGACTGAATTAGTCAAGCAATTGCCGGATGGTGTCTACATTACTGCAATTAAACAGGCTGGGCAAACAATCACTATGCAGGGCATGGCCCAGTCTAACGAACGGATTTCAGAGCTGTTGCGAAATCTTGCCAACAATACACCTTGGCTTGCCAAGCCTGAATTGAGTGAGATTACCGCCAGCACCGTCTCACTGACTCAGCGTGATCAGCGGCGAGTTTCTTCTTTTAATCTCAAATTTCAACTGGTTCGGGCGAGTGATGCACAGAAAACCATAGCTGCTGCGGCTTCGTCGGGAGGGAAGTGA
- a CDS encoding pilus assembly protein PilP: MKIICRGSLIPLLAMVLAGCGPSGEDELRQWMAEQRANTRPVVTPLTEPKKFIPEPYSQEGVVEPFNQSKLTQALRRDSTQVASNAALIAPEMARRKEPLEAFPLDAMAMVGSLNKTGAPTALLKVDNLIYQVKVGNYLGQNYGKVIRITENVIQLREIAQDATGDWIERSTSLDLQEGKK, encoded by the coding sequence ATGAAAATTATTTGTCGTGGCTCACTCATCCCATTGCTTGCAATGGTGCTGGCTGGATGTGGCCCTTCTGGTGAAGATGAGTTGCGTCAGTGGATGGCAGAGCAACGAGCCAATACGAGGCCTGTTGTTACACCATTAACTGAGCCTAAAAAATTCATTCCGGAACCTTACTCACAAGAAGGGGTTGTCGAACCCTTTAATCAGAGCAAGTTGACTCAGGCATTGCGAAGAGATTCCACGCAAGTGGCATCTAATGCGGCTTTGATCGCCCCGGAAATGGCAAGACGAAAAGAACCTCTGGAAGCTTTTCCTTTGGATGCCATGGCAATGGTCGGTAGCCTGAATAAAACAGGTGCACCAACTGCTTTGCTCAAGGTTGATAATTTAATTTATCAAGTCAAAGTAGGTAATTATCTGGGCCAAAATTATGGAAAAGTCATTCGAATAACTGAGAATGTAATTCAACTGCGTGAAATTGCGCAGGATGCAACCGGGGATTGGATAGAGCGCTCAACGTCGCTTGATCTGCAAGAGGGTAAAAAATGA
- the pilQ gene encoding type IV pilus secretin PilQ — protein sequence MKHNSGSFVSRCRGAIVGASMAILSLGVAAQGAINAVSASVQGGVETLKIDFASDVTAPPAGFATQSPARIALDFLGVTNATGKSAYDVNLGNLKGVNIVQAGERSRIVLNLKSPTSYRVDVSGKSLIIYLDPVVGATTLSAAPAIAFSESQNNDVLPLKDVDFRRGADGSGRVVVNLASNQVGVDLQKQPKGIVVEFMRTSLPEGLRRRLDVTDFGTPVQVVSTTQTGERVRMTIESSGDWEHSAYQSDNQFVVEIRQRKIDLSKLTQGPGYSGEKLSLNFQNIEVRSLLQVIADFTNFNIVTSDTVTGALTLRLKDVPWDQALQIIMDAKGLGMKKTGSVLWIAPKDEIDARTKKDFEAVQAIQKLEPLKTQAYQLNYAKAADIVTQLTSSGGGSGGATRFLSERGSVISEPRTNQLFVTDTPSKLEEVRSLLASLDVAVRQVLIEARIVEARDSFGRSLGVRLGGTDLRANRGGDGGYGLGGNNRAAFGTSYDNAVASSGAGGTTSTSGNFVNLPASLSNVSSVGSFALSIFNSAANRFLTLELSAMEADGKGRIVSSPRIITADQTKALIEQGTEYPYAVTAPNGATTLAFKKAVLKLEVTPQITPEGNIILDLDVNKDSRGETTTQGVAIDTKHVKTQILIENGGTVVIGGIFEMEETNQENKVPLLGDVPVVGNLFKSRTKESTKREMLVFITPKVISDSGSKR from the coding sequence ATGAAACATAACAGTGGTTCTTTTGTAAGTCGCTGCCGTGGCGCTATCGTTGGTGCTTCGATGGCCATTCTCTCTTTGGGTGTGGCTGCGCAAGGCGCTATCAATGCTGTTTCTGCCAGTGTTCAAGGTGGCGTTGAAACGCTGAAAATTGATTTTGCAAGTGATGTCACGGCTCCTCCGGCTGGTTTTGCGACTCAATCTCCCGCCCGAATTGCACTCGATTTTTTGGGGGTGACGAATGCGACTGGCAAGTCTGCTTATGATGTGAATTTGGGCAATTTAAAGGGCGTAAACATTGTTCAGGCTGGAGAGCGTTCTCGTATTGTGCTGAACTTGAAATCTCCTACCTCATACAGAGTTGATGTTTCTGGGAAATCTTTAATTATCTACTTGGATCCTGTTGTAGGAGCCACCACTTTAAGTGCCGCTCCCGCGATTGCTTTTTCTGAGAGCCAAAATAACGATGTTCTCCCTCTGAAAGATGTTGATTTCCGACGAGGTGCAGACGGATCTGGAAGAGTGGTTGTAAACCTCGCAAGCAATCAAGTTGGTGTGGATCTACAAAAGCAACCAAAGGGCATTGTGGTCGAGTTTATGCGGACTTCCCTGCCTGAGGGGTTGCGCCGACGTCTAGATGTTACAGATTTCGGCACTCCCGTCCAGGTCGTGAGCACGACCCAGACAGGTGAGCGTGTTCGCATGACCATTGAATCAAGCGGGGACTGGGAACATAGCGCGTACCAGAGCGACAACCAATTTGTTGTGGAAATTCGTCAGAGAAAAATTGATCTTAGCAAGTTGACTCAAGGGCCTGGTTATTCGGGTGAAAAGCTTTCGTTGAATTTTCAGAATATTGAGGTGAGATCTTTACTGCAAGTAATTGCTGATTTTACCAATTTTAATATCGTTACTTCTGATACGGTGACGGGTGCTTTGACGCTGCGGCTGAAAGACGTACCTTGGGATCAAGCTCTTCAAATTATTATGGATGCCAAGGGCTTAGGCATGAAGAAGACGGGATCAGTATTGTGGATTGCACCGAAAGATGAAATTGATGCCAGAACCAAGAAAGATTTTGAAGCTGTTCAGGCGATACAAAAATTAGAACCACTAAAAACGCAGGCCTATCAGTTAAATTATGCTAAGGCAGCTGATATTGTTACCCAACTAACATCATCTGGTGGTGGTAGCGGTGGTGCAACCCGCTTTCTGTCTGAACGTGGGAGCGTAATATCTGAACCTCGAACCAATCAACTGTTCGTGACGGACACACCCAGTAAGTTAGAAGAGGTGCGGTCTCTATTGGCAAGTTTGGATGTGGCAGTTCGTCAGGTATTGATTGAGGCGCGCATTGTGGAGGCACGTGATTCGTTTGGTCGGTCGCTCGGCGTTCGTTTGGGGGGGACTGATCTTCGTGCAAATCGTGGGGGCGACGGAGGTTATGGACTTGGGGGCAACAATCGAGCGGCATTCGGCACATCGTACGACAATGCTGTTGCCTCCAGCGGTGCAGGTGGAACGACCAGTACTAGTGGGAATTTTGTAAACCTCCCTGCTAGTTTGTCTAATGTAAGTAGCGTGGGCAGTTTTGCTCTCTCCATCTTCAATTCTGCTGCTAACCGGTTTTTGACGTTGGAACTGTCAGCGATGGAGGCCGATGGAAAGGGTCGAATTGTTTCAAGTCCACGAATTATTACAGCAGATCAAACCAAGGCATTGATTGAACAAGGTACGGAATACCCCTATGCAGTGACAGCGCCTAACGGGGCAACAACTTTGGCCTTCAAGAAGGCTGTATTGAAGCTGGAAGTAACCCCGCAAATTACTCCAGAGGGTAATATCATCCTTGATCTAGATGTGAACAAAGATAGTAGGGGAGAGACCACCACACAGGGTGTTGCGATTGATACCAAACATGTCAAAACACAAATTTTGATTGAAAATGGTGGTACGGTAGTTATCGGTGGTATCTTCGAAATGGAAGAAACCAATCAGGAAAACAAGGTGCCCCTTCTGGGTGATGTACCTGTGGTTGGTAATTTGTTCAAAAGTCGGACCAAAGAGTCTACCAAGCGTGAGATGTTGGTTTTTATTACGCCAAAGGTAATTTCGGACAGTGGTTCGAAACGTTAA